The DNA window ctgagttacctcctgtattataccccagagctgcactcactattctgcgggtgcagtcgctgtgtacatacattacattactgatcctgagttacctcctgtagtataccccagagctgcactcactattctgcgggtgcagtcgctgtgtacatacatgctGTGAGCGGACAGTAATAATCCGGACCTGCCAGGAGATCCTGTTTCTGGTTCGGCCCGTTTTGTGCTTTGAGTCTCGGTTTGGGGGGGCATTGTACAGTTCTGGCCGCCCTCCTCTCTACTGTTCCGGGGTCTCCTGTTGTATTCGGTGATTCCTTTAGGTCTGTCagcttctgggaaagctgggtgacaacccagATAAACCCTGACCGGACCCTCGCTGGAGCCGACACCTGCCGCTGTTCATCACCGCGTCATCCGAGCTGCAGAGTTGGCGCCAGCCACTGACTACAAATCCCAGCGTCCTTGTGCGGAGGGTGTAAATATCCCAGCGGCCATGTCCGGCCTCAGGTTACTTTCCCGGTGCCTCACTCCCCATTGGACGTCTCGGCCGCCGGGGCCCCTGTGATAGGCAGAAGTGTCAGGGGCCGTCAGGACTGTGGATAAACACACGGGCACTGTGCCGTCACTAAATATAACCCGGGACATGTGGCAGGGAGCAGCCGACCGCCCTCGTCATACAGAGCGTCTCCAGTGCCCGCCACCTCCTTGTGCCCACAGCTTTGGGGGTCCTGTGAAGATGCCAGCCCCCCAGAGACGGCCGAGAGCCCGGGACCGGAACAATGTGCTGGCCAGACCCGAGTTCATGTCCCTGAACCAGCCGGCGACTGCACCCCAGGAGGGCAGAAGCTTTAATAGGAAGCAGGGTGGGCAATATGGTGGCAATGCCAGCGAGGGTGCCCGCGAGAGGCGGCAGAGCCAGCAGCTACCCGAGGAAGACTGCATGCAGCTCAACCCCTCCTTCAAGGGCATCGCCTGGAACTCGCTCATGGCCATAGACATTGCCATGTCCAAGAGGCTGGGCGTCTGTGCCCACATCACGTCTTCATGGGGCAGTGCCCGCTCTATGGTCAAGCTCATCGGGATCACCAGCCATGGCTTCCCCTGGATCCTGGGAACCGTCATCTGCCTGTGGAACAGCAACACGCTGGCCGGTCAAGAGGTGCTGGTGAACCTGCTGCTGGGTAAGACATGGCACCCAACCTGCTAGGAGTGGGCACGCTGGGCACTGGGCCATGTGCTCTGCATACTGGGCACCGGGGTATATGCTCTGCATACTGGGCACTGGGCCAtgtgctctgaatgctgagccagGGGGTATGTGCTCTGCACACCAGGCACCGGGGTATATGCTCTGCAAACCGGGTACCGGAGTATATGCTCTGCATACTGGGCACTGGGGGATATGCTCTGCATACTGGGCACTGGGCCATGTGCTCTGCATACTGGGCACTGGGGGATATGCTCTGCATACTGGGCACTGGGCCATGTGCTCTGCATGCTGAGCCAGGGGGTATGTGCTCTGCACAGCGGGCACCGGGGTATATGCTCTGCATACTGGGCACCGGGGTATATGCTCTGCACAGCGGGCACCGGGGTATATGCTCTGCATACTGGGCACCGGGGTATATGCTCTGCATACTGGGCACTAGGCCATGTGCTCTGCATGCTGAGCCAGGGGGTAAGTGTTCTGCACACCGGGCACTGGGCCATGTGCTCTGCATGCTGAGCCAGGGGGTAAGTGCTCTGCACACCGGGCACCGGGCCATGTGCTCTGCATGCTGAGCCAGGGGGTATGTGCTCTGCACACCGGGCACCGGGGTATATGCTCTGCACACCGTGTACCGGAGTATATGCTCTGCACACCGGGCACCAGGGTATATGCTCTACACGTCGAGCACCGGGGTATATGCTCTGCAAACCGGGTACCGGAGTATATGCTCTGCATACTGGGCACCGGGCCATGTGCTCTGCATGCTGAGCCAGGGAGTATGTGCTCTGCACACCGGGCCCCAGGGTATATGCTCTACACGTCGAGCACCGGGGTATATGCTCTGCACACCGGGCACCGGGCCATGTGCTCTGTATACTGGGCCAGGGGGGTATGTACTCCTCATGCTGAGCCAGGGGGTATATGCTCTGCACGCTGGACACCGGGGTATATGCTCTGCATGCCGGGCACCATGCCATGGGCTTTGTATACTGGCCCAGGGAGGGGCTGCTACATTGTATCCAGTCTGGAACACTCCAGCAGCACTGGtcatttgttacaatgtatcagtctgcactggatacaactgGGTGTGAATAGAGAGGAGCTGGGACATCCCCCTAATCATGGACACGGGGTCCCTCTCCGCCTTGCGTGTGATATTCGTGGGGCAGAGGAGATAAGTGTCAACCACGCACCGCTGTCTCCGAttatctccaggggaagcagaagtCTCAGGCTGATAACTAATATCTGTGTGCATCTGAGCGCGGCCTGGAGCGACTGATCACACAGTATCCACTAAATTCGTTCTGCCCCTTTAAGTCCTCATCCAGCAATGATGTCATCCAAGTGCCAGTGACATCACAGTAGAGCCGCGCCTCAATCATTGCTACCTGTGATTGGGCTCTGCGGAGGACCCACGAGGCACAGAACAAGGCTATTCCCATGACAGCGCCATAGAGTCCACATAATAGTGCTATATAGTGTCCACAAAACAGTCCTATATAGTATCCACATAACAGTCCTATATAGTGTCCACATAACAGTGCTCTATAGTGTCCACATAGTGCCACAAGTTCTCAAGGGGTCCTACTCCGAGATCACACAATCAACAATCCGTAGAACCTTTATTACATGTAAACCGGAAGGTCCATAAAACAATCcagcacacagagggtaaaatagtccaggggcCCAGAtacagtccagtaatgggataaatgcctCGGAGGTAAGGGCCACAATCCTCCAGATGTCTCCTTTCCAGGGTATCAGGGTttctccaggtctctctggggggcGGCCGCAGCTTCAGCATCCCACAAAGGATGGATCTTACTGCCTCCTTGTCCTCCTGAGGCCTTTTCCTTACATCCAGGGGTAAGTAGACAGGTTGGATGGTTTTCAGCCTCCCCAAACCTAGGGATGGAGGCACCACAGGGGGTGATATCTAGGGATCTGAGAGCATAGGGGTCATGAATGGACAGTCAGGAGATCATCAAGAACCATGGACACATCCCGGCTGCGGATGGTGACTAATGTGATTAAGACTCTACAGAGCAACGAGATGATACCGAATCCCcacatcccaccatcacaacctctccccacTTATTAATAAATGATCAcgacatgaggtctacacagacctccggCCACCTCTCTTTAGTCCACATTGCTGAGCTGTTCCTTGTAAAGGGGTTGGTCGGCCTGAGGGAGTCTATAGTGCTTCTTGCCGGGACACTTCATCAGTGTTCTGGTGGGATTGTACTagatggagaagctgtagggttGTACGGACAAGCTCCACCGCAgcaatcgtccattgtcccctgaCAACCATGTGAGGGGGCTGTACTCACAATTGTAAACTCTCTACCATACAAGTATGGTTGCAAATTTTCAATAACAACCATCAGTTCCCATAAAAGCAAGTACTTGCTTCTTAGTCTGGGGTCTACGCCTTAGGGTCCCTCCCCTACTCTGTGCCTGAGGTTCTGCACCTCAGCCATCCCCAACTGGCATTTATCAGGGTCAATGGTCAGTCCTGCAGTCTGGATATGGTCTAGCGCTATGGCCAAGTGTTTAAGATGGTCCTCCCAGGTTGTGCTGAAGATGGTCCTCCCAGGTTGTGATGAAGATGGTCCTCGCAGGATGTGCTGAATATGGTCCTCCCAGGATGTGCTAAAGATGGACCTCCCAGGATATGCCGAAGATGGTCCTCCCAGGATGTGCTGAAGATGGTCCTCCCAGGTTGTGCTGAAGATCTTCCTCCCAGGATGTGCTGAAGATGGTCCTCGCAGGATGTGCTGAAGATGGTCCTCCCAGGATGTGCTGAAGATGGTCCTCCCAGGATGTGCTGAAGATGGTGCTCCCAGAAGATGGTCTTCCCAGGATGTGCTGAAGATGGTCCTCCCAGGATGTGCTGAAGATGGTCCTCCCAGGTTGTGCTGAAGATGGTCCTCCCAGAAGATGGTCCTCCCAGAAGATGGTCCTCCCAGGATGTGctgaagatggcaatgtcatccagataaacagaGGCAAAGTCGTGACATTGTTCTAACAGTCGATCCACCAGTCTATGGAACGTATCAGGGGCATTTTTCATCCCGAGGGACATTCCCAGGAACTCGAGTAATGAAGGTGGTGCGCTCCTGAGCGTCCTCCATTAGGGGTGTCTGCCTTTACCCCTTGCTCAGGTCTAGCATGGTTACAAATTGGGCATTAGTTGCCGCTTGTTCCAGGGATCCTCCCCCTTGTTCCAGAGATCCTCCCGCTTGTTCCAGGGGTCCTCCCCCTTGTTCCAGGGATCCTCCCCCTTGTTCCAGAAATCCTCCTGATTGTTCCAGGGATCCTCCCGCTTGTTCCAGGGATCTTCCCCCTTGTTTTGGGGATCCTCCCGCTTGTTCCAGGGATCCTTCCCCTTGTTCCAGGGATCCTCCCGCTTGTTCCAGGGATCCTCCCATTTGTTCCGGGGATCCTCCCCCTTGTTCCGGGGATCCTCTCGCTTGTTCTGGAGATCCTCTCGCCTGGGCTACCTGAACAAGATCGGGGAGATACTCGTCCTCGCAGTTATTACTAGGGGGTGGCACTCGGCCAGAATAGACAGAGATCGGCCATGACATCCTTCAGCATATTGATGTGGACGGTCTTTTGTCGTCGACTACTAGGGTCCAGGGTAATGATGTAGTTAGTGTCATTAATTGATAAGGGCCTTCCCACATTGCTTGAAGTCAATCATGAGCACCTGTTGTCCTTCCATCAGTTCCCGGGTCCTGGCTTTACGGTCACACCAGgtcctttgtctggactgggccattcGCTGGTGTTCTGTAGCCATGGTAGCGAGCTGGGTGAGACGGTCTGGGAACTCCAGGACATAGATAAGGACAGGCACTCCGGTGTCTGAGACATCTCCCTCCTTCAGAAGAGCGAGAGGACCATGGACCTTCCGGCCAAACAGTAGATAGAAGGGCGAGAACCCTGTGGCCTCCTGGGGAACCTCCCGATAGGTGAACAGGAGATGTGGCAGGTATTTTCCCATCTCTTTCAGTCAGTAGAAGCCCGTTCACATATTCCGTTGGTCTGCGGGTGATGTGGAGTGGTGCAAAAAGCTGGAATACCACAGGTCTGCCACAGGGACTGGACCAGGTCCGACATAGACTGAACCCCTCGATCCAGCAATATTTCCCTGGGGAACCCTACCCGGGTAAAGATGGTAACAAGAGCCTCGGCTACCATTCTACTGGGCAGGGCCACGGCCTCAGGATACTGAGTGGCAAAGACCGCCATGGACGTTTGGGCCTCTGGGCAGTGGCAGCCACCATTGTGGAGCATCCCGTGGCCCTATGATGATGTTGCCCttacgatggaatccagcgctggattccgtcatgctctactgagcatgcccagcatgtttggcacacccactgggctgtcccaaacacaaacggatcatggcggatccgtcaaaaaatgatgcacaacggatgcgacggatcagttttttcacaggattcctgtgaaaggaatccggtgaaaaacacatccgttgcatcagttgacatctaaaaaacgacggatccgtagatgacggacctgactgatttaaaacaacggaaatgtgaacctagccttagtgtaGTGTCAGGTGCGCCTGAGGGTGGAGGGTCCGGTGCAGCTGAGGTCTATACACATACATTGCGTTCTTCTCCCTTCTTTTCATCAGCTCGCTTTCTAGAACATTCCGTCCCACGGCTGCGGCGTCCCCCCGTGTGACAGTGAGCAGACTCATCGTCAATGTGTCAGGGCGCCGCTGTTTACACCGTCACATCCAGCAATTCACGTTCACGGCACAAGTTCAGGCTGCGCTGATGACGGCGAATCCCCCCGACAGCCCCCCCCAATCCGGGTTATTTGGGTCACAGAAGATCAAGAGTGGGATTAGGAAGTCTGTGAGTGACTGCACCACTTGTGGCTATTTCTGGGGGGTAGACACGGCCGAAAGTGCTGACACCCTCAAAATGATCCACTGCTTAATCACAGAAGAGCAGCACAAAGTGTCCACAACTAGCAGCAAACGGGCGACGTCCACACGGGCTACGTCCACACGGGCTACGTCCACACGGGCTACGTCCACACGGGCGGCATCCACACGGGCTACGTCCACACGGGCTACGTCCACACGAGCGACGTCCACACGGGCTACGTCCACACAGGCTACGTCCACACGGGCGACATCCACACGGGCGACGTCCACACGGGCGACGTCCACACGGGCGACGTCCACACGGGCGACATCCACAGGAGCGACATCCACATGGGCAATGTCCACATGAGCGACGTTCACACGGCCGATGTCCACACGGGCAACATCCACACGGGCGATGTCCACACGGGCAACATCCACACGGGCGATGTCCACACGGGCGACGTCCACACGGGCAACATCCACACGGGCGATATCCACACGGGCGACGTCCACACGGGCGACATACACACGGGCAACATCCACACGGGCTATGTCCACATGAGCGACGTCCACACGAGCTATGTCCACACGGGCGACGTCCACACGGGCGACATCCACACGAGCGACGTCCATACGGGCAACATCCACACAGACGATATCCACACAAGCTTCGTCCACACGAGCTACGTCCACACGGGCAACATCCACACAGGCGCCATCCACACGGGCAACATCCCCACAGGCAACATACACACAGGAGATGTCCACACGGGTGACGTGCACACAGGCGCAATTTACACAGGCGACGGTCACACGGGCAATGTCCACATGGGCAACGCCCACATGGGCGCCATCTACACGGGCAACATCCACACATGTGCCATCCACACGGGCAATGTCCACATGGGCAACGTCCACACGGGTGATGTCCACACGGGCGATGACCACACGGGCAATGTCGACATGGGGTCCGAGCTCTGTGCTGTCATCATGTTCTCCCCCCTCCCTGTCTGTATGGCGCTCATGCACTGGTCAAAATCATGGGGAACAGATAAGATCCAACCCCAAACTATTCCCACAAAGCTGGAAGCTTTGGAATCCAGTGTTGGCAGCTTTAAACTGCTCCATCTGACACTAGGCATTtggctgggtgatgtacggctcggcattgtgcttggtgatgtacggctcggcattgtgtttggtgatgtacggctcggcattgtgcttggtgatgtatggctcagcattgtgcttggtgatgtacggctcggcattgtgcttggtgatgtacggctcggcatttggctgggtgatgtacggctcggcattgtgcttggtgatgtacggctcggcattgtgtttggtgatgtacggctcggcattgtgcttggtgatgtatggctcagcattgtgcttggtgatgtacggctcggcattgggcttggtgatgtacggctcggcattgggcttggtgatgtacggctcggcattgggcttggtgatgtatggctcggcattgtgcttggtgatgtacggctcggcattgtgcttggtgatgtctggctcggcattgtgcttggtgatgtacggctcggcattgtgcttggtgatgtatggctcagcattgtgcttggtgatgtacggctcggcattgggcttggtgatgtacggctcggcattgggcttggtgatgtacggttcggcattgtgcttggtgatgtacggctcggcattgggcttggtgatgtatggctcagcattgtgcttggtgatgtacggctcagcattgtgcttggtgatgtacagctcggcattgggcttggtgatgtacggctcggcattgtgcttggtgatgtacggctcggcattgtgcttggtgatgtatggctctgcattgtgcttggtgatgtatggctctgcattgtgcttggtgatgtatggctctgcattgtgcttggtgatgtatggctcagcattgtgcttggtgatgtacggctcggcattgtgcttagtgatgtacggctctgcattgtgcttggtgatgtatggctcggcattgtgcttggtgatgtacggctcagcattgtgcttggtgatgtacggctcggcattgtgcttggtgatgtacggctcggcattgtgcttggtgatgtacggctcagcattgtgcttggtgatgtatggctcggcattgtgcttggtgatgtacagctctgcattgtgcttggtgatgtacggttcggcattgtgcttggtgatgtacggctcggcattgtgcttggtgatggacggctctgcattgtgcttggtgatgtacggctcggcattgtgcttggtgatgtacggctcggcattgtgcttggtgatgtacggctcggcattgtgcttggtgatgtacggctcggcattgtgcttggtgatgtacggctcggcattgtgcttggtgatgtacggcttggcattgtgcttggtgatgtacggctcggcattgtgcttggtgatgtacggctcggcattgtgcttggtgatgtatggctctgcattgtgcttggtgatgtatggctgatGCAGCTGCTCGGCAATGAAGCTCCTGGAaagcgcagtgtttgtgctgatgttaccacagGAAATctagactctgcagttatggggtcatcaGAGCGGTGGggacacctctgacctctgctcctccgcactcggccccccgctatgTAATATTACAGAGTCTCCACTTTTCTATAATGATCTGTCACAGGTGATGGGGTAGAAATGTCATGGACAAACTCGTTACCCCAGTGGCTCCTATTACAgaatgcgctggtatcagtgagatattattatagtagttatattcttatacataggagcagtattatagtagttatattcttgtacataggagcagtattatagtagttatattcttgtatatagggagcagtattatagtagttatattcttttattataggagcagtattatagt is part of the Anomaloglossus baeobatrachus isolate aAnoBae1 chromosome 9, aAnoBae1.hap1, whole genome shotgun sequence genome and encodes:
- the PLPP7 gene encoding inactive phospholipid phosphatase 7; this encodes MWQGAADRPRHTERLQCPPPPCAHSFGGPVKMPAPQRRPRARDRNNVLARPEFMSLNQPATAPQEGRSFNRKQGGQYGGNASEGARERRQSQQLPEEDCMQLNPSFKGIAWNSLMAIDIAMSKRLGVCAHITSSWGSARSMVKLIGITSHGFPWILGTVICLWNSNTLAGQEVLVNLLLALFLDILTVAGLQKLMKRRGPYEVTPGILDYLVLDVYAFPAGHASRATMVSKFFLSHLVLAIPLRILLVLWAFSVGLSRIMIGRHHISDVLGGFVIGLLQFNFVEILWLSSSTCQMLSSLW